The Merismopedia glauca CCAP 1448/3 DNA window GTTGGTTGTTGAGTGTTCATTGTTAACTATTCGTCTTGACTTCTGACTTCAACCAAATATCTTTCTAGTAAAATGATGGCTACAATATCATCAATTGGTCTGGGAGGTTCGCGCATCCCTTGAGGCACTAGACGTATTAAACCTTGAGGGGGGTACATTTGCCAATAGCGATCGCGTGCTTCTAAGGTACTATATCTTTCATCTATTAAAATAATTGGTAAATTTCCCATCTCTTGTTTTAGTCTCTTTTCCCAGGTTTTTGCTGTAGTTTGATTTCCCATCACTAACTTAGTAACTTGAAACTTTTGAGATAAATTTTGGAGAGTTGAAACAGCTTCTGGCGACGAAATTACTTGATGGTAAATAATTTTTCCATCCGTCTCCAAAATCGCTACGCCACACTTATCTTTCCCCGGATCGAAACCTAATAGCATATACTTATTACTTACTACTTATTATCGTTAGAGCGGGTTTTGTTTGATATTAATCTGTCTCATGAAAATCGATCTGCTAAACCCGCTCCTACATTACCTATTACCTAAGCTACCGTACATTTAAATTTCATATTTGCTTTCCCTTGTTCCTTGTTCCTTGTTCCTTGTTCCTTGTTCCTTGTTCCTTGTTCCTTGTTCCTTGTTCCTTGTTCCTTGTTCCTTAACTCTACGTTGTAAACAATATTTGACCATTAGCACTAGCTACCAGTTTAATTTTTAATGGACCAGAAGTATAAGTATTTTCTTCAACTACGACTTCTACCTCTACAGCATCTCTATATTGATTTAACTTACCTAAAAAATCAGCATAATCTCTACCATCTATTTGAATTTCTCCTAGCATTCCAGCTTCATTAGATTTTAATTCTGAAGCAGCTAACAATTGATTAACCAATTTGCGAATATTGTCTTGATTAGTATTAGATAAATCCGTTGAGACTTGTGCTAAAACTTGTCCTTGAGAAAACACTAACTTGTTTAATATTGCATCTGCATAAACTTCTACTTGAGTTTCTCCAACTAAGTAATTTCCAGTCGAAATGATTCTGACTAAATAATATTTTCCATCTTTAAGATTATCTAATAATTTTTCAATTTC harbors:
- a CDS encoding pre-16S rRNA-processing nuclease YqgF; its protein translation is MLLGFDPGKDKCGVAILETDGKIIYHQVISSPEAVSTLQNLSQKFQVTKLVMGNQTTAKTWEKRLKQEMGNLPIILIDERYSTLEARDRYWQMYPPQGLIRLVPQGMREPPRPIDDIVAIILLERYLVEVRSQDE